A stretch of Cryptosporangium aurantiacum DNA encodes these proteins:
- the aztB gene encoding zinc ABC transporter permease AztB has protein sequence MLTALVEPFTVPFVIRALLGGVLLAAVCALVGVWVIARGMTFLGEAMSHGMLPGVAVASILGGSLVVGAATSAFAMALGVNALRHSREFGRDTSIGLLFVGLLSIGVIVVSHSRSFATDLTAFLFGDVLAIRSPDLLLLAAAALVVAGVTAVCYRPFLALTFDARKARTLGLRPDVTNAVMLTLLTITMAVAFSVVGTLLAFGMLIAPSAAAMLVARRLPVVMLTAFGIGTVATVIGLWISWFAATAAGATIAAVAVLLFFLILGARRIREASPRGSALTAAAMTVVLTLSGCASADEPVQKTDETPHGYVAGAEELPEPQSAIAYASLGSRRLRLLDLITETEKVIELPFSARRIVEDGRFVYVTDGDRRLEIVDAGVWTVDHGDHVHYYRAPARSVGTITFATRIETIVGSEAHTTIGTADGRVTVIDRRKLGSGEIVELARIASAGDTPLAVPYADQLLVAADGRLVATDAGGAPSGALDVPCAAPRGWAVLRAGAVIACDSRIVRIKRQGERLMATTTAVPRAPIPPNGFVYRPRSNEAAVADRSGIWSVHAAEATVRYVAATGRRLAVAASPADGSTVLALDESGALTSYDLATGTALRTVPVLASSTGASLTLDINRAYLTEPRARLIHEIDYRDGLRTARTLRAADQPDLAVEVGR, from the coding sequence ATGCTGACAGCCCTGGTCGAGCCGTTCACGGTGCCGTTCGTCATCCGCGCCCTGCTCGGCGGCGTGCTGCTGGCGGCCGTCTGTGCGCTCGTCGGCGTGTGGGTGATCGCCCGCGGGATGACGTTCCTGGGCGAGGCGATGAGCCACGGCATGCTGCCCGGTGTCGCGGTCGCGTCGATCCTCGGTGGCAGCCTCGTCGTCGGCGCCGCCACGAGCGCGTTCGCGATGGCGCTCGGCGTCAACGCCCTGCGGCACAGCCGCGAGTTCGGGCGTGACACGAGCATCGGGCTGCTGTTCGTCGGGCTGCTCTCGATCGGCGTCATCGTCGTCTCGCACTCGCGGTCGTTCGCGACCGACCTCACCGCGTTCCTGTTCGGCGACGTGCTGGCGATCCGGTCACCCGACCTGCTGTTGCTGGCGGCCGCGGCCCTCGTCGTCGCGGGGGTCACCGCGGTCTGCTACCGGCCGTTCCTGGCCCTGACGTTCGACGCGCGCAAGGCCAGGACGCTCGGCCTGCGGCCCGACGTCACCAACGCCGTGATGCTGACACTGCTCACGATCACGATGGCGGTCGCCTTCAGCGTCGTCGGCACGCTGCTCGCGTTCGGCATGCTCATCGCCCCTTCTGCGGCGGCGATGCTCGTGGCCCGGCGGCTTCCCGTCGTCATGCTCACCGCGTTCGGGATCGGCACGGTCGCCACCGTGATCGGCCTGTGGATCTCCTGGTTCGCGGCGACCGCGGCCGGGGCCACGATCGCCGCCGTCGCGGTACTGCTCTTCTTTCTGATCCTCGGCGCGCGCCGGATCCGGGAGGCTTCGCCGCGCGGCTCTGCTCTCACCGCCGCCGCGATGACCGTCGTGCTGACGCTCTCGGGCTGCGCGTCGGCGGACGAACCCGTGCAGAAGACGGACGAGACACCCCACGGCTACGTCGCCGGCGCCGAGGAGTTACCCGAACCGCAGTCGGCCATCGCCTACGCGAGCCTCGGCTCACGGCGTTTGCGCCTGCTCGACCTGATCACCGAGACCGAGAAAGTGATCGAGCTGCCGTTCAGCGCGCGGCGCATCGTGGAGGACGGCCGGTTCGTCTACGTCACCGACGGCGACCGAAGACTCGAGATCGTCGACGCGGGCGTCTGGACGGTCGACCACGGCGATCACGTCCACTACTACCGCGCGCCGGCCAGGTCGGTCGGAACGATCACGTTCGCGACGCGGATCGAGACGATCGTCGGGTCCGAGGCCCACACGACGATCGGCACCGCCGACGGGCGCGTCACCGTGATCGACCGCCGGAAGCTCGGATCTGGCGAGATCGTCGAGCTGGCCAGAATCGCTTCCGCGGGTGACACCCCACTGGCCGTCCCGTATGCCGACCAGCTCCTCGTCGCGGCGGACGGCCGTCTCGTCGCGACGGACGCCGGCGGTGCGCCCAGCGGTGCGCTGGACGTGCCGTGCGCGGCGCCACGCGGGTGGGCGGTGCTGCGCGCGGGTGCGGTGATCGCCTGCGACTCCCGAATCGTCCGGATCAAACGCCAGGGTGAGCGACTCATGGCCACGACCACGGCCGTCCCGCGTGCCCCGATCCCGCCCAACGGATTCGTCTACCGTCCCCGCAGCAATGAGGCGGCCGTGGCCGACCGGTCCGGTATCTGGTCGGTGCACGCGGCCGAGGCCACGGTCCGGTACGTGGCGGCCACCGGCCGCCGTCTCGCGGTCGCCGCCTCGCCGGCGGACGGCAGCACGGTGCTCGCCCTCGACGAGTCCGGTGCGCTGACCAGCTACGACCTGGCGACCGGCACGGCGCTCCGGACGGTTCCCGTGCTGGCGTCGAGCACCGGCGCGAGCCTGACGCTGGACATCAACCGTGCGTACCTGACCGAGCCGCGCGCCCGCCTGATCCACGAGATCGATTACCGCGACGGGCTCCGGACGGCCCGTACGCTGCGCGCCGCCGACCAGCCGGACCTGGCCGTGGAGGTCGGACGATGA
- the recQ gene encoding DNA helicase RecQ: MDVPTNAVDVLRRVFGYDAFRGEQQKIIEHVIGGGDALVLMPTGGGKSLCYQIPALVRDGVGVVISPLIALMQDQVDALTALGVRAGFLNSSQQLEDRRAVEKAFLTGELDLLYLAPEALAGGTSSTMRLLERGRISLFAIDEAHCVSQWGHDFRPDYLALSMLHERWPDVPRIALTATATSRTRADIATRLKLDDAPHFVASFDRPNIRYRIAPKAEPRKQLLELLRTEHPGEAGIVYCLSRASVEKVADFLVSQGIPALPYHAGLDSRTRAANQSRFLREDGLVMVATIAFGMGIDKPDVRFVAHLDLPKSVEGYYQETGRAGRDGLPSTAWLAYGLQDVVQQRKMIDGSDGDLAHRRMLATHLDAMLALCETVECRRSQLLQYFGQEGGACGNCDTCLEPPESWDGTVPAQKLLSTVVRLDRERGQKFGAGQAIDILLGRRTEKVTRFRHDELSVFGIGEDLSEPQWRGVVRQLLAQGLLAVEGEYGVLALTDKSGPVLSRERAVMMRREPERTKRSASRSGGAKKQLVADLSPEAETVFERLRAWRAAAAKEQSVPPYVIFHDKTLRQIATDMPTTLAELDTISGVGETKRDRYGEQILGVLAS; the protein is encoded by the coding sequence GTGGATGTGCCGACGAACGCAGTGGACGTACTTCGCCGAGTCTTCGGTTACGACGCGTTCCGCGGCGAACAGCAGAAGATCATCGAGCACGTGATCGGCGGCGGCGACGCGCTGGTGCTGATGCCGACCGGCGGTGGCAAGTCGCTCTGCTACCAGATCCCCGCGCTGGTGCGCGACGGCGTCGGCGTCGTGATCTCACCGCTGATCGCGCTGATGCAGGACCAGGTCGACGCGTTGACCGCGCTCGGTGTGCGGGCGGGCTTCCTCAACTCGAGCCAGCAACTCGAAGACCGTCGCGCGGTCGAGAAGGCGTTCCTCACCGGCGAGCTCGACCTGCTCTACCTCGCGCCGGAGGCGTTGGCCGGCGGCACGTCGTCGACGATGCGGCTGCTGGAGCGCGGCCGGATCTCGCTGTTCGCGATCGACGAGGCGCACTGCGTCTCCCAGTGGGGCCACGACTTCCGGCCCGACTACCTGGCGTTGTCGATGCTGCACGAGCGGTGGCCCGACGTGCCGCGGATCGCGCTGACCGCGACCGCGACGTCGCGGACGCGCGCCGACATCGCGACGCGCCTGAAGCTCGACGACGCCCCGCACTTCGTCGCGAGCTTCGACCGGCCGAACATCCGCTACCGCATCGCGCCCAAGGCCGAGCCGCGCAAGCAACTGCTGGAGCTGCTGCGCACCGAGCACCCCGGTGAGGCCGGCATCGTCTACTGCCTGTCCCGGGCGTCGGTGGAGAAGGTCGCGGACTTCCTCGTCTCCCAGGGCATTCCCGCGCTGCCGTACCACGCGGGCCTCGACTCCCGCACCCGCGCGGCCAACCAGTCCCGGTTCCTCCGCGAGGACGGGCTGGTGATGGTCGCGACGATCGCGTTCGGCATGGGCATCGACAAGCCCGACGTCCGGTTCGTCGCCCACCTCGACCTACCGAAATCCGTCGAGGGGTACTACCAGGAGACCGGCCGCGCCGGGCGGGACGGGCTGCCGTCGACCGCGTGGCTCGCGTACGGGCTGCAGGACGTTGTCCAGCAGCGGAAGATGATCGACGGCTCGGACGGCGACCTGGCCCACCGGCGGATGCTGGCGACCCACCTCGACGCGATGCTGGCGCTCTGCGAGACCGTCGAGTGCCGCCGCTCCCAGCTGCTGCAGTACTTCGGCCAGGAGGGCGGGGCGTGCGGCAACTGCGACACGTGCCTGGAACCGCCGGAGTCGTGGGACGGGACGGTCCCGGCCCAGAAGCTGCTCTCGACCGTGGTGCGGCTCGACCGTGAGCGCGGGCAGAAGTTCGGCGCCGGTCAGGCCATCGACATCCTCCTCGGGCGCCGCACGGAGAAGGTCACCCGCTTCCGCCACGACGAGCTGTCGGTCTTCGGTATCGGTGAGGATCTGAGCGAACCCCAGTGGCGCGGCGTCGTCCGCCAGCTTCTGGCCCAGGGGCTCCTCGCGGTCGAGGGTGAATACGGCGTGCTCGCGCTGACCGACAAGAGCGGCCCGGTGCTCAGCCGGGAGCGCGCGGTGATGATGCGGCGCGAGCCCGAGAGGACAAAACGTTCGGCGTCACGGTCCGGCGGGGCGAAGAAGCAGCTCGTGGCCGACCTGAGCCCCGAGGCGGAGACCGTCTTCGAGCGGCTGCGGGCGTGGCGCGCGGCGGCGGCCAAGGAGCAGAGCGTGCCGCCCTACGTGATCTTCCACGACAAGACGCTGCGGCAGATCGCCACCGACATGCCGACGACGCTGGCCGAATTGGACACGATAAGCGGCGTCGGCGAGACGAAGCGGGACCGGTACGGGGAGCAGATCCTGGGGGTCCTGGCGAGCTAG
- the aztA gene encoding zinc ABC transporter ATP-binding protein AztA, whose product MKLVVVVAAERVTFRYADVPVLRAVDLRVEPASVTVVTGTNGSGKSTLLHLLAGLATPDEGHIRRRAGARVALLPQRTSDIDALPLTVLDSVRIGRFTPGRLLRRLTRTDHAAVASAMEQLGIAHLARRRLRELSGGQRQRTLLAQTLVQDADVYLLDEPTAALDVRSRQRVHELLVERSRAGAAVVLASHDQAEVSLADRSLDLPAHA is encoded by the coding sequence GTGAAGCTCGTGGTCGTCGTCGCCGCGGAACGTGTGACGTTCCGCTACGCAGACGTTCCGGTTCTGCGCGCGGTGGACCTGCGGGTCGAGCCGGCCTCCGTCACGGTCGTGACCGGCACGAACGGGTCCGGCAAGAGCACGCTCCTCCACCTGCTGGCCGGCCTCGCGACGCCGGACGAAGGCCACATCCGACGCCGTGCGGGCGCGCGCGTCGCGTTGTTGCCGCAGCGGACCAGCGACATCGACGCGCTACCGCTGACGGTTCTCGACAGCGTCCGGATCGGACGGTTCACACCCGGCCGGCTGCTACGGCGCCTGACCCGGACCGACCACGCGGCGGTGGCGTCGGCGATGGAGCAGCTCGGCATCGCCCACCTGGCCCGGCGGCGGCTCCGCGAGCTGTCCGGCGGTCAGCGGCAGCGCACGCTGCTGGCCCAGACGCTCGTCCAGGACGCCGACGTCTACCTGCTGGACGAGCCCACCGCAGCGCTCGACGTCCGGAGCAGGCAGCGCGTCCACGAGTTGCTCGTCGAACGGAGCCGGGCCGGCGCAGCGGTCGTCCTGGCCAGCCACGACCAGGCCGAGGTGTCGCTCGCCGACCGCAGCCTCGATCTCCCGGCCCACGCCTGA
- a CDS encoding acyl-CoA synthetase: MISFNLSQVFRTAADSVPDTEALIWRDRRLTYRAVDERADGVAHYLAGLGLGARRERAELRGHESGQDQVGLYLRNCPEYVEAMVGSFRARLAPFNVNYRYVAEELLYLLRDARARVLVYHAEFAPCLQEIRDRLPDLEVLIQVADESGNDLLDGAVAYESIVSTPPPPGGMPAPTGDDLLILYTGGTTGMPKGVLWRQDDIYVAAMGGTPFGTPEPFASYEEIAAAATANPGGQRLLMIPPFIHGAAQWSAFYVFTNGGTVILLDDVHHFDAAQALRLIVSEGVNSIPVLGDAVVLPLVEEIERAIEAGEPYDLSGLAAISNGGAPLSPGMRERVLRVLPNLLLLDAAGSSETGIQMGALSASGAMIEAGLFEPHQETAVIDDTYSRVLEPGEGQGWLARRGRIPLGYLGDPDKSARTFPVVGGVRWSLPGDRVEILDDGRIRLLGRDSATINTGGEKVFAEEVERAMLAHSAVRDVIVAGRPSERWGSEVVAIVELNPDVEATDDDLLAEAAQHIARYKLPKTVIRVPEIARSPSGKADYRWAAEQARKSAPS; the protein is encoded by the coding sequence GTGATCAGCTTCAACCTGTCGCAGGTCTTCCGCACGGCCGCCGACTCCGTTCCGGACACCGAGGCGCTGATCTGGCGCGATCGCCGGCTCACCTACCGTGCCGTGGACGAGCGGGCGGACGGCGTCGCCCACTACCTGGCCGGCCTGGGGCTCGGTGCGCGGCGGGAGCGCGCGGAACTCCGCGGCCACGAGTCAGGTCAGGACCAGGTGGGCCTCTACCTGCGGAACTGCCCCGAGTACGTCGAAGCGATGGTCGGGAGCTTCCGTGCCCGCCTGGCGCCGTTCAACGTCAACTACCGCTACGTCGCCGAGGAGCTGCTGTACCTCCTCCGGGACGCGCGTGCCCGGGTGCTGGTCTACCACGCGGAGTTCGCGCCCTGCCTCCAGGAGATCCGCGACCGGTTACCCGATCTGGAGGTCCTGATCCAGGTCGCCGACGAGAGCGGCAACGACCTCCTCGACGGCGCCGTCGCGTACGAGTCGATCGTCAGCACCCCACCCCCGCCGGGCGGTATGCCGGCGCCCACCGGCGACGACCTGCTCATCCTCTACACCGGAGGAACGACCGGGATGCCGAAGGGCGTCCTCTGGCGGCAGGACGACATCTACGTGGCCGCGATGGGCGGCACCCCGTTCGGCACCCCCGAGCCGTTCGCCTCCTACGAGGAGATCGCCGCGGCGGCCACCGCGAACCCCGGCGGCCAGCGGCTGCTGATGATCCCGCCGTTCATCCACGGGGCCGCGCAGTGGAGCGCGTTCTACGTGTTCACCAACGGTGGAACCGTGATCCTGCTGGACGACGTGCATCATTTCGACGCCGCACAGGCGTTGCGCCTGATCGTCAGCGAGGGCGTCAACTCGATCCCGGTGCTCGGCGACGCGGTGGTGCTCCCGCTCGTCGAGGAGATCGAGCGCGCGATCGAGGCCGGCGAGCCGTACGACCTCTCCGGTCTCGCGGCGATCTCCAACGGAGGCGCACCGCTCTCCCCGGGGATGCGGGAACGGGTGCTGCGCGTGCTGCCCAACCTCCTTCTGCTGGACGCCGCCGGATCGTCGGAGACCGGCATCCAGATGGGGGCGCTCTCGGCCAGCGGGGCGATGATCGAGGCCGGGCTGTTCGAACCGCACCAGGAGACAGCGGTCATCGACGACACCTACTCCCGTGTCCTGGAGCCGGGGGAGGGGCAGGGCTGGCTGGCCCGGCGGGGACGGATCCCGCTGGGTTACCTCGGGGATCCGGACAAGTCCGCCCGGACGTTCCCCGTCGTCGGCGGCGTGCGGTGGTCACTGCCGGGCGATCGGGTCGAGATTCTGGACGACGGACGCATCCGGCTGCTCGGCCGGGACAGCGCCACGATCAACACCGGCGGCGAGAAGGTCTTCGCCGAGGAGGTCGAACGCGCGATGCTCGCCCACTCCGCCGTCCGCGACGTGATCGTCGCCGGCCGCCCGTCGGAGCGGTGGGGCAGCGAGGTCGTCGCGATCGTGGAGCTGAACCCGGACGTCGAGGCGACCGACGACGACCTGCTCGCCGAGGCCGCCCAGCACATCGCCCGCTACAAGCTGCCGAAAACCGTGATCCGCGTCCCGGAGATCGCTCGGTCGCCGTCCGGGAAGGCCGACTACCGCTGGGCCGCCGAGCAGGCCAGAAAGAGCGCGCCCTCCTGA
- a CDS encoding acyl-CoA dehydrogenase family protein translates to MGYLDALDADERDIVRTVADFVDQQVKPVVRELEHTNTYPEALIESMKELGIYGLAVPEEYGGVDVSMQCYVLVTEELARGWMSLAGAMGGHTVVVTLLTRFGTDAQKAAWLPRLATGEVRATMALTEPGGGSDLQALRTTAREVDGEYRVNGSKTWITNARRAGLTALLCKTDPDAQPRSRGISVLLVEPGPGLEVSRDLPKLGYKGVESCELRFDDCRVPVDHLLGGVPGRGFAQMMKGLETGRLQVAARALGVGRAAFDDALAYAQERESFGQPIWKHQSIGNYLADMATGLEAARQLTLYAAREYDAGRRVDMEAGMAKLFASETAMTVALNAVRIHGGYGYSTEFDVERYFRDAPLMIVGEGTNEIQRNVIVGQLVKRATGLVGGSS, encoded by the coding sequence ATGGGCTACCTGGATGCACTGGATGCCGACGAGCGGGACATCGTGCGTACCGTCGCGGACTTCGTCGACCAGCAGGTCAAACCCGTCGTCCGCGAGCTGGAGCACACGAACACCTACCCCGAGGCCCTCATCGAGTCGATGAAGGAGCTGGGCATCTACGGCCTGGCGGTCCCGGAGGAGTACGGCGGCGTCGACGTCAGCATGCAGTGTTATGTCCTGGTCACCGAGGAGCTCGCGCGCGGCTGGATGAGCCTGGCCGGTGCGATGGGCGGTCACACCGTCGTCGTCACGCTCCTCACGCGGTTCGGCACCGACGCCCAGAAGGCGGCCTGGCTTCCCCGGCTCGCGACCGGCGAGGTCCGGGCGACGATGGCGCTCACCGAGCCCGGCGGCGGTTCCGACCTCCAGGCGCTGCGCACCACCGCACGCGAGGTGGACGGCGAGTACCGCGTGAACGGCTCCAAGACCTGGATCACGAACGCCAGGCGGGCGGGCCTCACCGCGCTGCTGTGCAAGACCGACCCGGACGCGCAGCCGCGCTCCCGCGGGATCAGCGTGCTGCTCGTCGAACCGGGGCCCGGCCTGGAGGTGTCCCGTGACCTGCCCAAGCTCGGGTACAAGGGCGTCGAGAGCTGCGAGCTGCGCTTCGACGACTGCCGGGTGCCGGTGGACCACCTCCTCGGCGGTGTCCCCGGGCGTGGCTTCGCCCAGATGATGAAAGGGCTGGAGACCGGCAGGCTCCAGGTCGCGGCGCGCGCCCTCGGTGTCGGTCGCGCCGCGTTCGACGACGCGCTGGCCTACGCCCAGGAGCGGGAGTCGTTCGGTCAGCCGATCTGGAAGCACCAGTCGATCGGCAACTACCTCGCCGACATGGCGACCGGGCTGGAGGCCGCCCGTCAGCTCACGCTGTACGCGGCGCGCGAGTACGACGCCGGGCGTCGCGTCGACATGGAAGCCGGGATGGCGAAGCTGTTCGCGTCGGAGACCGCGATGACCGTCGCGCTGAACGCGGTGCGGATCCACGGCGGGTACGGCTATTCGACCGAGTTCGACGTCGAGCGGTACTTCCGGGACGCGCCGCTGATGATCGTCGGCGAGGGGACGAACGAGATCCAGCGCAACGTCATCGTGGGCCAGCTCGTGAAGCGAGCCACCGGTCTTGTCGGTGGAAGCTCCTAG
- a CDS encoding HtaA domain-containing protein — protein MTEETPPYGLRWAIKRSFVDYVRRMPDGKGFVSAGAFPAGPHDIVFPPEAAGRRTAPDGTAERYWTFHGDVRFSGHFGMLFVQFAEPRIDLRGEQGELSIADGSERLSLATLRIAPVPTDEDVELWAGTEVALTESGAGLFNDVYPVGEQLEDLLITLPVTTE, from the coding sequence GTGACCGAGGAGACTCCCCCGTACGGGTTGCGCTGGGCGATCAAGCGCTCGTTCGTCGACTACGTCCGCCGCATGCCCGACGGCAAAGGCTTCGTGAGCGCAGGCGCGTTCCCGGCCGGACCACACGACATCGTTTTCCCCCCGGAGGCGGCAGGCCGGCGCACCGCCCCGGACGGCACCGCCGAGCGGTACTGGACCTTCCACGGCGACGTCCGCTTCAGCGGCCACTTCGGGATGCTTTTCGTGCAGTTCGCCGAGCCGCGGATCGACCTGCGCGGCGAGCAGGGTGAGCTGAGTATCGCCGACGGTTCCGAGCGCCTCTCGCTCGCCACGCTCCGGATCGCGCCGGTGCCGACCGACGAGGACGTCGAGCTCTGGGCCGGCACCGAGGTCGCGCTCACCGAGTCGGGCGCCGGTCTGTTCAACGACGTCTATCCGGTGGGTGAGCAGCTCGAGGACCTGCTGATCACGCTGCCGGTCACCACGGAGTGA
- a CDS encoding FAS1-like dehydratase domain-containing protein, with amino-acid sequence MELREIPGAWKPEPVEDEQVLDPAAGAAAAGLWNQPPPGEHVPPLWHWFHFLDWPPHSALGADGHPRVGVFLPPVDDRRRMFAGGRWTRERPLRYGVATQRRRALVSTRTTSGRTGELLFVTVLTELSQDGRTCVSEEQDLVYRSGPSAVDLRGTPLATTAPAEDGLRLHPDATLLFRMSALTGNHHRIHYDHPYAVGVEHYPGLVVHGPLLVLHLAETLRRASSPTPDALEFRLHAPAFAGEPLVAATGPEPGALRLASGRNAAHVTAAARWRTAAGVAATVRP; translated from the coding sequence ATGGAGCTGCGCGAGATACCCGGCGCGTGGAAGCCGGAACCGGTCGAGGACGAACAGGTCCTGGATCCGGCCGCCGGAGCCGCGGCGGCCGGGCTCTGGAACCAGCCGCCGCCGGGCGAGCACGTGCCACCGCTCTGGCACTGGTTCCACTTCCTGGACTGGCCGCCGCACTCCGCGCTGGGCGCCGACGGCCACCCCCGTGTCGGTGTGTTCCTGCCACCGGTCGACGACCGGCGCCGGATGTTCGCGGGTGGGCGCTGGACCCGGGAACGGCCGCTGCGCTACGGCGTCGCGACGCAGCGCCGCCGCGCGCTCGTCTCCACCCGCACCACCAGCGGGCGTACCGGCGAGCTGCTGTTCGTCACCGTGCTCACCGAACTGAGCCAGGACGGCCGGACCTGTGTCTCGGAGGAGCAGGACCTCGTCTACCGCAGCGGGCCGTCCGCCGTCGACCTGCGCGGGACGCCGCTCGCCACCACCGCGCCCGCCGAGGACGGGCTGCGGCTCCACCCCGACGCGACGCTGCTGTTCCGGATGAGCGCGCTGACCGGCAACCACCACCGGATCCACTACGACCACCCGTACGCGGTCGGCGTCGAGCACTACCCGGGGCTGGTCGTGCACGGCCCGCTCCTCGTGCTGCACCTGGCCGAGACGCTCCGCCGGGCGTCGTCCCCGACGCCGGACGCGCTCGAGTTCCGCCTGCACGCGCCGGCGTTCGCAGGCGAGCCGCTCGTGGCCGCGACCGGCCCGGAACCCGGCGCGCTGCGGCTGGCCAGCGGGCGGAATGCGGCCCACGTCACCGCCGCGGCTCGTTGGCGCACCGCGGCCGGTGTCGCGGCTACAGTCCGCCCATGA
- a CDS encoding GntR family transcriptional regulator: protein MTQPPGRRIRMRLSDEVADYVRERIVLGRIRPGDYVRPEKIAEELDLSATPAREGLLTLQAEGFLRVVPRRGFVAEGLSPTDVEDIFVGQALLAGELTARAAARLTPAEVGELAELQTGIEVAADGGDLSTVQELNDRFHRAVYRAADAPRLLRLLKQTLGYAPRLLWTTVEGWPELTVHDHRDVIAALEQRDADAARRAMHDHLVAAGTVLATRLRAAAAAPPPGADT, encoded by the coding sequence ATGACCCAACCCCCGGGGCGCCGGATCCGGATGCGGCTGTCCGACGAGGTCGCCGACTACGTACGGGAGCGCATCGTCCTCGGCCGGATCCGCCCCGGCGACTACGTCCGGCCGGAGAAGATCGCCGAGGAGCTCGACCTGAGCGCGACGCCCGCGCGGGAGGGACTGCTCACGCTCCAGGCCGAGGGTTTCCTGCGGGTGGTGCCACGCCGGGGTTTTGTCGCCGAAGGGCTGTCGCCCACCGACGTCGAGGACATCTTCGTCGGCCAGGCGTTGCTCGCCGGGGAGCTGACCGCGCGGGCCGCTGCCCGGCTCACGCCCGCGGAGGTCGGCGAGCTCGCCGAGTTGCAGACCGGGATCGAGGTCGCCGCCGACGGCGGCGACCTCTCGACCGTGCAGGAACTCAACGACCGCTTCCACCGCGCGGTCTACCGTGCCGCCGACGCTCCGCGTCTGCTGCGCCTGCTGAAGCAGACGCTCGGCTACGCGCCCCGCCTGCTCTGGACGACGGTCGAGGGCTGGCCCGAGCTCACCGTGCACGACCATCGCGACGTCATCGCCGCGCTCGAACAGCGCGATGCCGACGCCGCCCGCCGCGCCATGCACGACCATCTCGTCGCGGCAGGCACCGTCCTCGCCACCCGCCTCCGCGCAGCCGCCGCGGCTCCCCCACCGGGAGCGGACACCTAG